The following proteins are encoded in a genomic region of Microtus ochrogaster isolate Prairie Vole_2 chromosome 5, MicOch1.0, whole genome shotgun sequence:
- the LOC101995622 gene encoding olfactory receptor 147-like: MTQRMALGNDSSVKEFILLGLTQQPELQLPLFFLFLGIYVVSMVGNLGLIVLIVLNPHLHTPMYYFLFNLSFTDLCYSSVITPKMLVSFVKLNIISYAECMTQLFFFCFLVIDECYILTAMAYDRYAAICKPLLYQVTMSYQVCHSMTFGIYMMGFVGAMAHVVCMLRLTFCDGNIINHYVCDMLPLLKLSCTSTAINELVVFIVVGVNVTVPSLTIFISYTLILSSILGIRSAEGRSKAFSTCGSHVIAVSLFFGAAAFMYLKPSSASVEGDNVSTIFYTIVGPMLNPFIYSIRNKDVHIALRKTLKRSMLT, encoded by the coding sequence ATGACCCAGAGAATGGCCTTAGGTAATGACTCTTCTGTGAAAGAGTTTATCCTGCTGGGCTTGACACAGCAGCCAGAGCTTCaactgcctctcttcttcctgttcttggGAATCTATGTGGTTTCCATGGTGGGGAACCTGGGCTTGATTGTTCTGATTGTTTTGAACCCTCAcctgcacacccccatgtactaCTTTCTCTTCAACCTTTCCTTCACAGATCTCTGTTACTCATCTGTCATCACACCCAAAATGCTGGTGAGTTTTGTGAAGCTGAACATCATCTCCTATGCAGAGTGCatgactcagctttttttcttctgcttccttgttATTGATGAATGCTACATTTTGACAGCAATGGCCTATGACAGATATGCTGCTATATGTAAGCCTCTGCTTTATCAGGTCACCATGTCCTATCAGGTTTGCCATTCGATGACATTTGGTATATACATGATGGGGTTTGTGGGTGCAATGGCCCACGTAGTTTGCATGCTGAGACTGACTTTTTGTGATGGCAACATCATCAATCACTACGTGTGTGATATGCTTCCTCTCCTGAAGCTCTCCTGTACAAGTACTGCCATCAATGAGCTTGTGGTTTTCATTGTTGTGGGTGTCAATGTAACAGTGCCCAGCCTGACTATCTTCATCTCTTACACCTTGATCCTTTCCAGCATTCTTGGCATTCGTTCTGCAGAGGGTAGGTCAAAAGCCTTCAGCACCTGTGGCTCCCATGTAatagctgtttctcttttctttggagCTGCAGCATTCATGTATCTTAAACCTTCTAGTGCATCTGTGGAAGGGGATAATGTATCTACCATATTCTATACCATTGTGGGGCCAATGCTGAATCCTTTCATCTACAGCATAAGAAATAAGGATGTCCACATTGCACTGAGAAAAACTTTGAAGAGAAGCATGCTTACTTAA